A window of the Syntrophaceae bacterium genome harbors these coding sequences:
- a CDS encoding DUF853 family protein, whose product MAQQPSPILVAKGPSDLFLYPKMANRHGLIAGATGTGKTVTLRVLAEQFSALGVPVFLADVKGDLSGLASQGGDHAKVAERVKELNMQGFRYEGSPVAFWDVFGDRGHPVRTTVTEMGPILLSRVLNLNETQSGVLSILFKIADDSGFLLLDLKDLRAMAQYVGDNADRFRLEYGNISKASVGAIQRNLLVLEEQGGETFFGEPALNIEDLLQTDAQGRGIVNILVADRLMTAPKVYATFLLWLLSELFEQLPEAGDPPKPKLVFFFDEAHLLFDDAPKALEEKIEQVVRLIRSKGVGVYFVTQNPLDIPDAVLGQLGNRVQHALRAFTPRDQKAVRAAAETFRANPGLDTAAAILELGVGEALVSMQDEKGIPAKVERAWIVPPRSALTPLSTAEMTQIVRGSIFYGTYENTVDRESAYEKLKARAGQEAEAVSSATPAKKQPKTQTEQLVGALATSAARSIGSQIGRQIIRGVLGSLFGGRR is encoded by the coding sequence ATGGCCCAGCAACCATCACCGATCCTCGTCGCCAAAGGCCCGTCCGACCTCTTCCTTTACCCAAAAATGGCCAACCGCCACGGTCTGATCGCCGGCGCCACCGGGACGGGCAAGACGGTTACCCTCCGCGTGCTGGCGGAGCAGTTCTCGGCCCTCGGCGTCCCTGTCTTCCTGGCCGACGTCAAGGGAGACCTCTCGGGCCTTGCCAGTCAGGGAGGCGACCACGCCAAGGTCGCGGAGCGGGTCAAAGAGCTGAACATGCAAGGATTCCGATACGAGGGAAGTCCCGTGGCCTTCTGGGACGTTTTCGGTGACCGGGGCCACCCGGTCCGGACGACGGTCACGGAGATGGGACCGATCCTGCTGTCCCGGGTTCTCAACCTGAACGAGACCCAGAGCGGCGTGCTGAGCATTCTCTTCAAGATCGCCGACGACAGCGGTTTCCTGCTCCTCGACCTCAAGGACCTGCGCGCCATGGCCCAGTATGTGGGCGATAACGCGGACCGGTTCCGCCTCGAGTACGGGAACATCTCCAAGGCCAGCGTCGGCGCCATCCAGCGGAACCTCCTCGTTCTCGAGGAACAGGGAGGCGAGACGTTCTTCGGCGAGCCGGCCCTCAACATCGAAGACCTGCTGCAGACCGACGCACAGGGCCGCGGGATCGTCAATATCCTCGTGGCAGACAGGCTGATGACGGCGCCCAAGGTCTACGCCACGTTCCTCCTGTGGCTCCTGTCGGAGCTGTTCGAGCAGCTTCCCGAGGCGGGAGACCCGCCGAAACCGAAGCTCGTTTTTTTCTTCGACGAGGCTCATCTTCTCTTCGACGATGCCCCGAAGGCCCTGGAGGAAAAAATCGAGCAGGTCGTGCGGCTGATCCGCTCCAAGGGCGTCGGCGTCTACTTCGTCACACAGAACCCCCTCGACATTCCCGACGCCGTCCTCGGTCAGCTGGGCAACCGCGTCCAGCACGCCCTGCGAGCTTTCACTCCCCGGGACCAGAAGGCCGTCCGAGCCGCCGCGGAGACCTTCCGAGCCAATCCCGGCCTCGACACGGCCGCAGCCATCCTTGAACTCGGCGTGGGGGAGGCCCTCGTCTCCATGCAGGACGAGAAGGGCATTCCCGCCAAGGTGGAGCGGGCCTGGATCGTTCCGCCCCGGAGCGCTCTCACGCCCCTGTCGACGGCGGAAATGACCCAAATCGTGAGGGGATCCATTTTCTACGGCACGTACGAAAACACCGTCGACCGTGAATCGGCGTACGAAAAACTCAAGGCCCGGGCCGGACAGGAGGCGGAGGCGGTATCGTCCGCGACACCCGCAAAAAAGCAGCCCAAGACACAGACGGAGCAGCTGGTCGGAGCGCTCGCCACGAGCGCCGCCCGCAGCATCGGCAGCCAGATCGGCCGGCAGATCATCCGCGGCGTCCTGGGTTCCCTGTTTGGAGGAAGGCGATAG
- a CDS encoding aldehyde ferredoxin oxidoreductase family protein: protein MKGNTGKILNVDLTAGKTEIEALPEAWYRQYIGGSGLAAKLFMERGRFDLDPLDPSAMLIFMNGPFAGLRLSGASRNSVAGCSPLTGHWGDSSCGGYFAPELRYCGLDGIVITGRTEKPSLLLVEDDRAQVLDASDLWGKGTEEVTRLLKERYGKNARTLVIGPAAERLVKFALILNDGHHATGRAGFGTLMGAKQLKAVVVKASKKTMELADPEAFEALRKDLNERIKEALASNVLHENGTAANLMGGVYSGDVPVKNWTSNFWEEAAEALSGSTLTDLYLTRRGACAYCGIACKRVVEVKDGPFAVPEGPGPEYETIVAFGTLIGSIDLAATCKAGRLCNDLGIDSISAGGTIAWAMEAFERGDLTLEQTDGVPFVWGDMATVIDVIIPKIGLREGKIGELLADGSVKAAEKIGKGLDYTVHSKGLEAPMHDPRGGGHGMALSYAVGARGACHVADPMLFMEMGARYYPEIGFDLILEPQTSENKAEAAVTAVALGAIENSACFCNFADAEVTIPDWLTLFNAVADYGWDAEEMMRAGRRVYFLRRLINHGFGLTAEDDALTPRMLEPGKGGEAEGSQVDLAFMKARFYELMGIDPEKGIPTREALEAAGMADEAARVWG from the coding sequence ATGAAAGGCAATACAGGCAAGATACTCAACGTGGATCTCACGGCAGGAAAAACAGAGATCGAGGCCCTGCCCGAGGCCTGGTACAGGCAGTACATCGGCGGCAGCGGGCTGGCGGCCAAGCTTTTCATGGAGCGGGGCCGATTCGACCTGGATCCCCTGGATCCGTCGGCCATGCTGATCTTTATGAACGGTCCCTTCGCGGGGCTCCGCCTCTCCGGGGCCAGCCGGAACAGCGTCGCCGGATGCTCCCCCCTGACGGGGCACTGGGGCGACTCCTCCTGCGGGGGCTATTTTGCCCCGGAGCTGCGTTACTGCGGCCTCGACGGCATCGTCATCACCGGACGGACGGAAAAGCCCTCCCTGCTCCTGGTCGAGGACGACCGGGCGCAGGTTCTCGACGCCTCCGACCTCTGGGGAAAGGGGACCGAAGAGGTAACTCGCCTCCTGAAGGAGCGCTACGGGAAGAACGCCCGGACGCTGGTCATCGGTCCCGCGGCGGAGCGGCTGGTGAAGTTCGCCCTCATCCTCAACGACGGACACCACGCCACGGGCCGGGCCGGCTTCGGTACCCTCATGGGGGCCAAGCAGCTCAAGGCCGTCGTCGTGAAAGCCTCCAAAAAGACGATGGAACTGGCGGACCCGGAAGCGTTCGAGGCCCTCCGGAAGGACCTGAACGAGCGGATCAAGGAAGCCCTGGCGTCGAACGTCCTTCACGAGAACGGCACGGCGGCGAACCTGATGGGCGGCGTCTACAGCGGCGACGTCCCCGTGAAGAACTGGACCAGCAACTTCTGGGAGGAAGCGGCGGAAGCCCTGTCGGGCAGTACCCTGACGGACCTGTACCTGACCCGCCGGGGGGCTTGCGCCTATTGCGGCATCGCCTGCAAGCGGGTCGTGGAGGTCAAGGACGGCCCCTTCGCCGTTCCCGAGGGGCCCGGGCCGGAGTACGAGACCATCGTCGCCTTCGGCACCCTCATCGGAAGCATCGACCTGGCGGCGACCTGCAAGGCTGGGCGCCTCTGCAACGATCTCGGGATCGACAGCATCTCCGCCGGCGGGACCATCGCCTGGGCCATGGAAGCCTTCGAGCGGGGGGACCTGACCCTGGAGCAGACGGACGGCGTTCCTTTCGTCTGGGGCGACATGGCGACGGTCATCGACGTGATCATCCCGAAGATCGGCCTCCGGGAGGGCAAGATCGGAGAGTTGCTCGCGGACGGCAGCGTGAAGGCCGCCGAGAAGATCGGGAAGGGCCTCGACTACACGGTTCACAGCAAGGGGCTGGAGGCGCCGATGCACGACCCCCGGGGTGGCGGGCACGGGATGGCACTGAGCTACGCCGTGGGCGCCCGGGGAGCCTGCCACGTCGCCGACCCGATGCTGTTCATGGAGATGGGGGCGCGGTACTACCCGGAGATCGGCTTCGACCTGATCCTGGAGCCGCAGACCTCGGAAAACAAGGCGGAAGCCGCCGTTACCGCCGTGGCCCTGGGGGCCATCGAGAACAGCGCCTGCTTCTGCAACTTCGCCGACGCCGAGGTGACCATCCCGGACTGGCTCACCCTCTTCAACGCCGTCGCCGACTACGGATGGGACGCCGAGGAGATGATGCGGGCCGGCCGGCGGGTCTATTTTCTCCGGCGCCTCATCAACCACGGATTCGGACTCACGGCTGAGGACGACGCCCTCACGCCCCGGATGCTCGAACCGGGCAAGGGAGGCGAGGCCGAAGGATCCCAGGTGGACCTGGCCTTCATGAAGGCCAGGTTCTATGAGCTCATGGGCATCGATCCCGAGAAGGGCATCCCGACGCGGGAGGCCCTGGAAGCTGCGGGCATGGCCGACGAAGCGGCCCGGGTCTGGGGATGA
- a CDS encoding AAA family ATPase, whose protein sequence is MKKPRIFSFTGKGGSGKTTLASLMLAALLRRGTFRDILVIDADPDANLSATLGLPVEATVGQAVDRRRNELKGSAGRGRKLRFSLWDTIRHDRSFDFLVMGRTAGEGCYCAVHSALTESLLDTMAMYDLVLMDFGAGLEHFSRRAGNPSDTLLISCDPSRLSFDTARRIDELVRELSLPYDRICAVGSRFPRESEDLFFRLAREAGIEPLGVIPADGDVAARNLAGEDLLSLDPVNPALRAAESLLERLIAPEPAS, encoded by the coding sequence ATGAAAAAGCCGCGCATCTTTTCCTTCACGGGCAAGGGAGGGTCGGGGAAAACGACCCTGGCATCCCTGATGCTGGCCGCCCTGCTCCGCCGCGGGACCTTCCGGGACATCCTCGTCATCGACGCCGACCCGGACGCAAACCTGTCGGCGACCCTCGGCCTCCCGGTGGAGGCTACGGTCGGACAGGCGGTGGACCGGCGCCGGAACGAACTCAAGGGGTCGGCGGGGAGGGGAAGGAAGCTGCGGTTTTCCCTCTGGGACACGATCCGCCACGACCGCTCCTTCGACTTTCTCGTCATGGGCAGGACCGCCGGCGAGGGCTGCTACTGCGCCGTACATTCGGCCCTCACGGAGAGCCTGCTGGACACGATGGCCATGTACGACCTGGTCCTGATGGATTTCGGCGCCGGACTGGAGCACTTCAGCCGCCGGGCCGGCAACCCCTCGGACACCCTTCTGATTTCCTGCGATCCCTCCCGGCTGAGCTTCGACACGGCCCGGAGGATCGACGAGCTGGTGCGGGAGCTGTCCCTGCCCTACGACCGGATCTGCGCGGTGGGCAGCCGTTTCCCCCGGGAGTCGGAGGATCTCTTCTTCCGGCTGGCGCGGGAGGCGGGAATCGAGCCCCTGGGTGTGATCCCCGCGGACGGCGACGTGGCGGCCCGCAACCTCGCCGGAGAAGACCTGCTGTCCCTTGATCCGGTCAACCCGGCCCTCCGGGCCGCGGAGAGCCTGCTCGAAAGGCTCATTGCTCCGGAACCGGCGTCCTGA